Proteins encoded in a region of the Thermodesulfobacteriota bacterium genome:
- a CDS encoding NifB/NifX family molybdenum-iron cluster-binding protein — translation MVKIAVPSNFPGGLEAGLSGHFGHCDVYTVVTIDETKIQDVEVIPNDGHEPGACLAPVMLLARNGVQGIISGGMGMRPLLGFKQAGIRVFLYREGGQVKDALDALQANKLPEFTDQHTCAGHGHESACGNH, via the coding sequence ATGGTAAAGATCGCTGTCCCTTCCAATTTTCCAGGAGGGCTTGAAGCCGGGCTCTCCGGACATTTCGGGCACTGTGATGTCTATACGGTAGTGACAATAGATGAGACAAAGATCCAAGATGTGGAAGTGATACCCAATGATGGGCATGAGCCTGGCGCCTGTCTGGCTCCGGTTATGCTTCTGGCCAGAAACGGGGTACAGGGGATTATCTCCGGCGGTATGGGTATGCGACCACTCCTGGGATTTAAACAGGCGGGTATTCGCGTCTTTTTGTATCGTGAGGGCGGCCAGGTAAAAGATGCCCTGGATGCCCTGCAGGCCAACAAGCTGCCTGAATTTACCGACCAGCATACCTGTGCAGGCCATGGACATGAGAGCGCCTGCGGGAATCATTGA